TAACTCTAGGCATCTGAACTCTAGGTGTTCTGATGCCTCTAGTTAtttttgctctattttctttaatttttcttaatacttttcTGGTAGAATTCTATATGTATGGCGACTAGTAATATTTATTAGGGttgtctatttttccattttctcagtgtTAGGTATGGTCTCTTTCACTTGACCACTTAAAAtccattttagatatttttaaagatttagctGCTTTTTCTGGTATTAGAATCGATAAACCTACAGTCAGAGTATTTATTAATGAATTAAGATTTCTTGGTTGTGCTTGTTTTCTCTGGTTTTGTTAAGTGCCAGAGtgacacacccccacccccctgcgCAAATGCCAGAAGCTGCCTAGCACTTTAAGATATTCTTAATTGTGTATCTTAGCTCTTTTAATCTGCAACCTAAACTTACCAGATGTAATGTTTAAACTGGGAATTCTTTGGTATTTTGGACCTTCCACTTCCTTTTCCTTATTGTGTTTTCTATTCTTCCAGAACCTAAACCTAACTTTAGATTTGCAGGTAAAATTGTGTATTTGTCACTTTCTCTGTTAGAGGACCCATCTGTTAACTCTGCCTTTGTTTTCATCATTCACTTCTTTGAGATCTGTATGCTTGGGTGCATTGTAGCCAGTTGCATTGGAAAGATGTTGGTGGACTTGGGTCCCTTTTGAATTTTACTAGTAAACTTGTAGATCATTTTAGGTGTAAATTGCTTCTGGGAGATTTAAAATGGAGTTTTAACTTCTCCAAAgagtttctgccttttttttgttgttttcaggtttttagaaataatatttttcattcctAGAATACAGATTGTGGGCTTGGTGCCcccagctcagtggttagggcgccagccacatacactgaggcaggcaggttcgaacctggcctgggcctgctaaacaacgacgacaactgcaaccaaagaagagccgggcatggtggcgggtgcctgtagtcccagctacttgggaggtgaggcaagagaatctcttaagcccaaaagtttgagattgctgtgagctatgatgccatggcactccaccgagggcaacacagtgagactgtctcagaaaaccaatcaaccaaccaaaaaaagcaaTAGAATACAAATTGTGATTTTTAGGAGTGTGTTCTTAGGATTTCAGATCCCCAGTTTAAGGAGAAATACTTTGTTCACTGATTAATATTACTGAATTATTCTCCACTTGTCCACCTTTTCTTCCACAATTTTTATAGAATTCTATAAATTCAGGCATTTTGTGAACAGCCTGCCCTGTTCTCTTTTAACCCTACGGGgttttgggggtagagggagtgTCAGTAAAATTAGCTGTGAAGTTGTAAAGAATCCTTGTTAAAATGATTATGGGAGCTAGCatgggcatggtggcacgtgcacctgtagtccttgctactctggaggctgaggagtttGCCTTAAActgaggagttcaaggctgcagtgagctatgtatTATAACAAGACTGTCTCTTTAAGCAAACAAAATCACATggactcaatactaatttgaaacgtGTAGGTTAACAAcaggctcacatgagagaaaaactcaaatccaagacggagggaaggggcaggagagTGGAGTCAGCAGGTTCCTACCTAGTGGAAACCATGTGTGGGTGCATGTAGTACAGTTACTGGGTGAAGGATGCAACTTCAGCTTAGACTTTACAagtgcaaataatgtaacctaattgtattcTCGTATTCTGATAATAAAAATACCTGCAACAggttaaaaaatgataataaaactgaaaacggAAAAAAAGGTTAGCAATTATAGGGATCCAGTTAATGGGAAGGATTGTCCCTTCAATGTATATTTGTCCCTAAGCCTCTCCCCCTGCTAATCCATGAGTTTTTTCCAAAGATGTACCTTGAAATGTACCTATCATGCTTGGCCATAGATGAAGTATAGGTTACTGTTTAATGATGATAACTAACTTCatgatgttttatttcattctctttgggGGTTTTTGAAGGATGGTGGTAGAAATATGCCTTTACATTCTCCTGCTTAATGGAATCAGCCTTGATAGTGAAACTTGGAGATGATAGAAGCTTGTGGAACACTCTTTCTTACTTTGGTTTCTTTTGACATTGGGCCACTGGAGCAGACTTTTATAAAACTGTGGTTACTTGGCAAAGGATAAGATGCTTATTTTTGAGAAAACTGGTTCTTAAGCATTAAACTAGTGTTATAACTGATACATTTCTTCATCTAATTGATCTTTGCTCCAAACCAGGTCATTACACTGAATGTtgggtccagtttttaaaaaattctttttcacaaAGATGAATCCTGGACTGGAATTGTCTAGATAAGAGCCTTTGCTATGACCAGTGTCTGGGGTAGGGGCTGGGGCTATGACTAAGAGTGATAGCAACCCTTCTTGCGTCTGTTTCTTCAAGGCAAACGAATGCACGTGCAGTTGTCCACCAGCCGGCTTAGGACTGCGCCCGGGATGGGAGACCAGAGCGGCTGCTATCGGTGCGGGAAAGAGGGGCACTGGTCCAAAGAGTGTCCGATAGATCGTTCAGGCCGCGTGGCAGACTTGACCGAGCAATATAATGAGCAATATGGAGCAGTGCGTACGCCTTACACCATGAGCTATGGGGATTCGTTGTATTACAACAACGCGTACGGAGCGCTCGATGCCTACTACAAGCGCTGCCGTGCTGCCCGGTCCTATGAGGCAGTGGCAGCTGCAGCTGCCTCCGTGTATAATTACACAGAGCAGACCCTGTCCCAGCTGCCACAAGTTCAGAACACAGCCATGGCCAGTCACCTCACCTCCACCTCTCTCGATCCCTACGATAGACACCTGTTGCCGACCTCAGGagctgctgctgccgctgctgcagcagctgctgctgcAGTTACTGCAGCTTCCACTTCATATTACGGGCGGGATCGGAGCCCCCTGCGTCGCGCTACAGCCCCAGTCCCCACTGTTGGAGAGGGCTACGGTTACGGGCATGAGAGTGAGTTGTCCCAAGCTTCTGCAGCTGCGCGGAATTCCCTGTACGACATGGCCCGATATGAGCGGGAGCAGTATGCAGATCGGGCGCGGTACTCAGCCTTTTAAAGCTTGAGGTGAGAGGGGTGGGGTGTCCCCTGTTCTGGTTTTGTCATCCCTCCTGCAGCCTAAAGGGCTCCAATTAGGCTGCCCTGCTTgcttgcttttgtaaggttaggGTGAGTTTACTAGCATTGCTCAGAGGCTTAGGGAGAGGTCCCAACTTTGAAATATGTACATGTCCTTGGCCCTCATGGCTATTTTTCAGGGCCCCTGGTAGTGGGAGTCAGTATGATTCTCTGtgtctggaaaaaaacaaagaatggtgTGCTGGTGGACCTATGTGTTATAATTGAACTTTATCTGGGACCCAGACATTGAGATGCAGGTGTGCTGTTTTTTAGAGCTTTTGTTGACTTTCCTAGGCGTGTGACATTACTAAGGTCTTCATGTTCTGCTTTGTGTTACGTGAAAGGTCTGATATGACCTCTAATGATGATAAAAGTCCACAATTGTAGTTAACCGGTTATCACTGCTCAGGTCCCAGTTACTAAGAAGACTACCAAAACGGCATCCTCTTAATCTTGAAGCATATTTCTGACACTGCTGAGCAATTTAGCCCCTTTGAGTTTTGTAGAACTTACTTGGTGGTAAGTTGGGACAAAGAAGTACAAAGCGTTATCATTTATAAAGTTCAACATGGGAGTCTAGGCGTAGACTCTGACATCCAGCTTTTCTGCCCAATTCAGGTTCGTTTCCTGAGTATATAGTCCCCAGTCTTAACTGCTGTATCTTTGAATCTGTCTTACAGCAGCCTGTTACTTTGTtcagtgtttgtcttttttttaaataactgtttCCATAGTGCATATACCTTCCTTAAGGTGTATGGTAATGTAAGGACTCATGCACACCTGTTAATTTTACTCTTTTGGTAATACTGAAATCCAGAGTTGGGAGCTTTGCCATAAGCAGATCACTCCCTTCATCTTCTCACAGCTACTGTGGGCATTTAATACTCTCGAGTCACCAGCTCTACCTTGAGTCCTCTGGCTTTTCCCTCTGTCGTGCATTTTGAGTCTCACCATCCTTTTGGCTCTACTTGAATATATTCTCTTCTGATACTTGCCAGCTTTGGGCTCTAGGTGTTTGAGATTATTGTTGtacttaagggtaatactcaacgcCTTTAGTTCTGAGTAGCCCCCAGTAAGTCTTAGACATTGCCATTGATCCTTAATTATAGCAACAGTGTGAGTGATACTGTCATCTTTAAGTTAGAGCAGAAGGTTATGTGACTTGCAGGGTCATTGGATAGGAAATTCACTGATTGGGCTAGAAAAGAAACTTCGGTGACTTGATGTATAGCTTACACGTGCCCTCCAGCACCATCTTTCAAAAGTTAGTTTCTTCCCTAATGGATGTCTTTGGGTCTTAGAACTTGTTCAGTTGATAGTACTATTGTCTGAGAGTTTGAATGGTTTTTAATTTGAACCTTGGCAGTAACTCCCAGATTGAAACATACTGTTGACTTTTTACCCAGAGAACTAATGGgaacctttccttttttcctgtctTCTGATGACAGTTCGTGACACGTGACCTTCTGTGAGGAATGCTGAT
This is a stretch of genomic DNA from Nycticebus coucang isolate mNycCou1 chromosome 14, mNycCou1.pri, whole genome shotgun sequence. It encodes these proteins:
- the RBM4 gene encoding RNA-binding protein 4 isoform X1, which encodes MVKLFIGNLPREATEQEIRSLFEQYGKVLECDIIKNYGFVHIEDKTAAEDAIRNLHHYKLHGVNINVEASKNKSKTSTKLHVGNISPTCTNKELRAKFEEYGPVIECDIVKDYAFVHMERAEDAVEAIRGLDNTEFQGKRMHVQLSTSRLRTAPGMGDQSGCYRCGKEGHWSKECPIDRSGRVADLTEQYNEQYGAVRTPYTMSYGDSLYYNNAYGALDAYYKRCRAARSYEAVAAAAASVYNYTEQTLSQLPQVQNTAMASHLTSTSLDPYDRHLLPTSGAAAAAAAAAAAAVTAASTSYYGRDRSPLRRATAPVPTVGEGYGYGHESELSQASAAARNSLYDMARYEREQYADRARYSAF